In the genome of Fusarium poae strain DAOMC 252244 chromosome 1, whole genome shotgun sequence, the window CTTGTTCAAGGAACATGACATTTGAACAAGTTAACAAATAATGCCGGTTGGCATACTGGCCAGGGATACTGCACAATATCGAAACAAtgtttatatatagagatatctTCCAGTCTCTACTAATCTCTCAACATCCAGAATTATTCAGTTTTAGGATACATCCAGTACTTGCAACATTTCGACAAACAAATATAACAGAGCAGGCTCTCGTTGATTGACTAGCATTCTCGAAATCATCGCCAGGAACATCCTCAAAACAATTCACCATGAATAACCTACCCAACAGTACCGAACAACCGATTATGGAgcagaaaggcaagaaggttgcccaagaccaagggtcCAAGACTGACAAGATGGAGCAGGACAATTATACGCGCCCCCCTCGCGTTAGCTTTGGCATTGAGCTAGAGTTTCTCGTGGCTCGCAACACCGACAACGTTCCCGATGTAGACAAAGATGTGCCAGGTATCGCACCAGCTACGTACATGTCAGGTCGTGATGCGGTCAAGAAATTGCTGCAGGACCACGGGTTCTGTGTCAGTGGCTATGCCGCTCATAGCTCATCAGACCAGCTATGGATAGTTACGCGAGACGGCAGTGTATCTGAAAACTTCAATGAGAGCACTCGTCAGATTCGTTGGGATCCCGTGGAGATATCCAGTCCACCATTATATTCCTCTGAAGAGGCATATAACCTCATCTCGGCGGTTGTTCGACTGCTGACTACCAACCTACGAGTCCGGGTAAACACCACCTGCGGCTTCCACGTTCACGTTGGCAATGGACCCCATCAGCTCGATTTGCGTGCGCTAAGGAACTACGCCGCGCTTCTCTGGGCATCAGAACCCGCCCTTTCGACACTCCATTGCCCTACACGAAGCTTCGCTTACTGGTCGAAGTCCATCCGACGTCGGCACGGTATCAACTTCGTCAAAGGCCTAACTGCCAATGAGGCACACCGTCAGATAATGAGCAGGGCACCGCGAATGGTGCCTCGCTTTATCTCAAGGGCGAGGAAGTTTGGAGAAAGTCCCGCTGCCTCCTATACGGCTTTGCGTCAACACCTCCGGGTAGACGACGATAATGAATTGATGCTAAAGCTGAcccatgacgatgacgaatCTGATTGGGAAGACACATACAGCAAACCTTTCGAACGGCCCAAGAGACCAAAAGGACCACGACACGAGGAACTAGGTTATGAACAAGACGTAACATTGTTTTTAGAAAACCAAGCTGCGCTTTCAGACAGCCAATCCACCCGTCGTGAGCTGCCTCCTCAAATCGCCTTTCCAGTCTCGGAAATCATGGCATCTGGCACGTCGCTTGGCCTTTCTCTGTTGCTGGAAGACAAgcgagaaaagaagaagcccATCTCCTTTCGAGAGGTAGACACCCTCCCGCAGAACAGATGGAAGATCGATTCAGTCACCCAAAACAATGATGGTCCTGTTGACCTTGACGCTATTGAGGCCAATACGAAACTTGCATGGAAAGGAGTCGCCGAGTTCTTGGCTTGCGATATTGGTGCGCACCAGCTTGCATACCTGCTGACTGATTGCAAGATAGGCTGGGTGATCAATAAAGGCTACACCAGCAACTGGATGGGGCAGCTCCCAGGGGATCTGTCAGTTCATAGGCGTGAGCGGATGAGCAATCCGACCATCGAGTGCCGTCTCGCTGCTGGCACTCTTGATGCGGAGTGGATTGTCACCTGGGCCAAGATTCAATGCCGTCTGCTCGAATGGGCTCGAGACGCAGATCCTGCACAGTTTATGAATGTCATTGGTAAGTTATCTCGTGACGACCATTCTCAGGAGTGTACGTATGATGTACTGGACTTCCTTAGGGATATTGGCATGTACACAGAACTCAAGTGTTGCCGGGAGCGTCTTCGCAGATGCGAGGAAGCTTGGTACGAGTGCATGTTG includes:
- a CDS encoding hypothetical protein (TransMembrane:1 (o341-361i)), whose amino-acid sequence is MNNLPNSTEQPIMEQKGKKVAQDQGSKTDKMEQDNYTRPPRVSFGIELEFLVARNTDNVPDVDKDVPGIAPATYMSGRDAVKKLLQDHGFCVSGYAAHSSSDQLWIVTRDGSVSENFNESTRQIRWDPVEISSPPLYSSEEAYNLISAVVRLLTTNLRVRVNTTCGFHVHVGNGPHQLDLRALRNYAALLWASEPALSTLHCPTRSFAYWSKSIRRRHGINFVKGLTANEAHRQIMSRAPRMVPRFISRARKFGESPAASYTALRQHLRVDDDNELMLKLTHDDDESDWEDTYSKPFERPKRPKGPRHEELGYEQDVTLFLENQAALSDSQSTRRELPPQIAFPVSEIMASGTSLGLSLLLEDKREKKKPISFREVDTLPQNRWKIDSVTQNNDGPVDLDAIEANTKLAWKGVAEFLACDIGAHQLAYLLTDCKIGWVINKGYTSNWMGQLPGDLSVHRRERMSNPTIECRLAAGTLDAEWIVTWAKIQCRLLEWARDADPAQFMNVIGKLSRDDHSQECTYDVLDFLRDIGMYTELKCCRERLRRCEEAWYECMLMKPPPSPVYNTTPSQRSNYDPGLSFSIEREDE